From one Colletotrichum destructivum chromosome 3, complete sequence genomic stretch:
- a CDS encoding Putative aspartate/glutamate/uridylate kinase, aspartate kinase, ACT domain, CASTOR, ACT produces the protein MSSQSIGNTSSNGWVVQKFGGTSVGKFPDKIATDIVRASLSKNKVVVVCSARSTGKKVEGTTSRLLGVFNKLKGIAAPTSAEEAQNELMNQANGLIDDICKDHVSAVKTFLTNPELQASLEQEIRDECQELVEYIVAARRFNLEVNSRSKDRCISFGEKLSCRFMAALLKDLGVAAEYVDLSDAFHYDATGRLDQSFYQEAAAVLRKKITACEDRVPVITGFFGNVPGSLIDGDIGRGYTDLCAALCAVGLKADELQVWKEVDGIFTADPTKVPTARLLHSITPSEAAELTFYGSEVIHHLTMDQVIHASPPIPIRIKNVKNPRGVGTIVVPDPVLTAGHQIQRSQPSDPSLIQKPKRPTAVTIKDKISVINVHSNKRSISHGFFAKVFSILDSNQISVDLISTSEVHVSMAIHAGNSEGSSFDKARLELEDCGDVSVLHDMAILSLVGAEMKNMIGIAGRMFSTLGEHNVNLEMISQGASEINISCVIDARDATRAMNILHTNLFTFLD, from the exons ATGAGCAGTCAATCGATAGGGAACACCTCCAGCAATGGCTGGGTGGTACAAAAATTCGGTGGCACCAGTGTCGGAAAGTTTCCTGACAAG ATCGCTACGGATATTGTCCG GGCGAGTCTTTCAAAGAACaaggttgtcgtcgtctgctCGGCGAGAAGCACAGGCAAGAAGGTCGAGGGCACCACCAGCCG GCTTCTTGGTGTTTTTAATAAGCTCAAGGGCATTGCTGCCCCCACGAGCGCCGAAGAGGCGCAAAATGAACTCATGAACCAGGCGAATGGCCTGATTGACGACATCTGCAAAGACCATGTTTCAGCAGTCAAGACTTTCCTAACCAACCCGGAACTGCAGGCATCTCTGGAGCAGGAGATTCGTGACGAGTGCCAGGAGCTGGTCGAGTACATTGTAGCGGCCAGAAGATTCAACCTCGAAGTGAACTCAAGGTCCAAGGACCGTTGCATCAGCTTTGGAGAGAAACTCAGCTGCAGATTTATGGCCGCGCTATTGAAGGACCTG GGTGTCGCAGCAGAATATGTGGATCTGAGCGACGCGTTCCACTATGACGCCACTGGTCGTTTGGACCAGAGCTTCTATCAAGAGGCCGCTGCCGTGCTGCGGAAAAAGATCACTGCCTGCGAGGACCGGGTTCCCGTGATTACTGGCTTCTTTGGGAACGTCCCGGGCAGTCTGATTGACGGCGACATTGGCCGAGGATACACTGATCTCTGCGCGGCGCTATGCGCTGTCGGTCTCAAGGCTGATGAGCTTCAGGTGTGGAAGGAGGTTGACGGAATCTTCACCGCCGACCCGACAAAGGTCCCTACAGCACGCCTGCTGCACTCCATCACACCGTCCGAGGCTGCGGAGCTGACGTTCTACGGCTCCGAGGTCATCCACCACTTGACCATGGACCAGGTCATCCACGCCTCTCCCCCTATCCCCATCCGCATTAAGAACGTCAAGAACCCTAGAGGGGTTGGCACCATCGTCGTTCCCGATCCTGTACTCACGGCCGGCCACCAGATTCAGCGGTCGCAGCCATCGGATCCCTCGTTGATCCAGAAGccgaagcggccgacggctGTCACGATCAAGGACAAGATCTCCGTCATTAACGTGCACTCAAACAAGCGATCCATCTCCCACGGTTTCTTCGCCAAGGTGTTCTCTATCCTCGACAGCAACCAGATCTCCGTCGATCTTATCTCCACCAGTGAGGTCCATGTGTCCATGGCTATCCACGCCGGCAACTCGGAGGGTAGCAGCTTTGACAAAGCGCGTCTTGAGTTGGAGGATTGCGGCGATGTCAGCGTGCTTCACGACATGGCCATTCTGAGTCTAGTTGGTGCGGAGATGAAGAACATGATTGGTATTGCCGGACGTATGTTCTCCACGCTCGGCGAGCACAATGTCAACCTGGAAATGATTTCACAGG GTGCCAGCGAGATCAACATCTCTTGTGTTATCGACGCTCGCGATGCCACCCGCGCCATGAACATTCTGCACACGAATTTGTTCACTTTCCTCGACTAG
- a CDS encoding Putative KIN17-like protein produces the protein MPKAEVGSTKYLSNKLKSKGLQRLRWYCQVCEKQCRDENGFKMHTQSESHVRQMLVVGDDPKKFLNEYSNQFLRDFTQLLRTGHGEKQVQINHFYQEYIANKEHVHMNATKWPSLTEFAKHLGREGICRVEENEKGIHIAWIDNSPEALKRQEALRRKEAQDRGNEEVEQMMIREQIKRAQKAAEARGEKADDDDDERERGLQRADGEKISLSFGAKPAAAATTKEPSPSQSKSAAPEASTTASADAAVKQQDEPVAKQAEKQSLGGGLSLKMTAKPQTKNVFAQAKKNALSGGSKKTAIVQPKKMSEAERIMKEDMERQERKRSREGSGFGAFSSKKQKTDQR, from the coding sequence ATGCCTAAAGCAGAAGTCGGCTCAACAAAGTATCTGAGCAACAAGCTCAAGAGCAAAGGCCTGCAACGGCTGCGGTGGTACTGTCAGGTGTGCGAGAAGCAGTGTCGCGACGAGAACGGCTTCAAGATGCACACGCAGTCTGAATCGCACGTGCGGCAGATGCTCGTTGTGGGCGATGACCCGAAGAAGTTCCTCAACGAGTACAGCAACCAGTTCCTCCGCGACTTCACCCAGTTGCTCCGCACGGGTCACGGCGAGAAGCAGGTGCAGATCAATCACTTTTACCAGGAGTACATCGCCAACAAGGAGCATGTGCACATGAATGCGACGAAGTGGCCCAGCTTGACCGAGTTTGCGAAGCACCTGGGCCGCGAGGGCATCTGCCGCGTCGAAGAGAACGAGAAGGGGATTCACATCGCGTGGATTGACAACTCACCCGAAGCCCTGAAAAGGCAGGAGGCGCTGAGGAGGAAAGAGGCACAGGATCGGGGGAATGAAGAGGTCGAGCAAATGATGATCCGGGAGCAGATCAAGAGGGCGCAGAAGGCCGCTGAGGCGAGAGGGGAGaaggcggacgacgacgacgacgagagggagaggggacTGCAGAGGGCTGACGGGGAGAAGATTTCGTTGTCTTTTGGGGCTAAGcctgcggcagcggcgacgacgaaagagCCCAGCCCGTCGCAGTCAAAGTCTGCCGCGCCCGAGGCTTCGACGACCGCGTCCGCGGACGCTGCCGTAAAGCAGCAAGACGAGCCTGTCGCAAAACAGGCCGAGAAACAGTCCCTCGGTGGCGGCTTGTCACTCAAGATGACCGCGAAGCCGCAGACTAAGAATGTCTTCGCccaggccaagaagaacgCACTATCgggcggcagcaagaagaCCGCCATCGTGCAACCCAAGAAGATgagcgaggccgagaggatCATGAAGGAGGACATGGAGAGGCAGGAGAGGAAGCGGTCGCGGGAGGGGTCCGGGTTTGGTGCTTTTTCgtccaagaagcagaagacggACCAGCGGTGA
- a CDS encoding Putative transcription initiation Spt4, spt4/RpoE2 zinc finger, Spt4 superfamily → MSADNFVAPGQQRYLRACMVCSIVMTYARFRDEGCPNCEEFLHMAGSQDQIESCTSQVFEGLITLANPKRSWVAKWQRLDGYVRGVYAIKVSGQLPDEIRNTLEEEYRIHYIPRDGTETEVDA, encoded by the exons ATGTCGGCCGATAACTTCGTCGCGCCCGGCCAGCAGCGCTACCTCCGCGCCTGCATGGTCTGCTCCATCGTCATGACCTACGCC CGCTTCCGTGACGAGGGCTGCCCCAACTGCGAAGAGTTCCTGCACATGGCCGGCTCCCAGGACCAGATCGAGAGCTGCACCTCGCAGGTGTTCGAGGGGCTCATCACGCTCGCGAACCCGAAACGTTCGTGGGTCGCCAAGTGGCAGCGCCTCGACGGCTACGTCCGCGGCGTTTACGCTATCAAGGTCTCGGGCCAGCTGCCCGACGAGATCCGCAAcacgctcgaggaggagtaTAGGATACACTACATCCC GCGCGACGGAACGGAGACGGAAGTCGACGCTTGA
- a CDS encoding Putative ribonuclease P/MRP protein subunit Pop8: MTTQNSSAEETPASTPRATSLKSHELLTCTIKTPAFSYAHLELIADSPQAPEATAGLDDLQVRSYCDAALRQFLGVTGSAIPIDILKVDRTQCWLRVPRPDLSPFAAAITAWAGVSEQGTRRVLRVKQCSDYLGAMVGADGQDKLWFS; the protein is encoded by the coding sequence ATGACGACGCAAAACTCATCGGCGGAAGAGACGCCGGCCAGCACCCCTCGCGCAACGAGTCTCAAATCCCACGAGCTCCTCACATGCACCATAAAGACACCGGCATTCTCGTACGCTCATCTCGAGCTCATCGCCGACTCCCCGCAAGCGCCCGAGGCAACAGCAGGCTTGGACGACCTTCAGGTGCGCTCCTACTGCGACGCCGCGCTGCGCCAGTTCCTCGGCGTCACGGGCTCCGCCATCCCCATCGACATCCTCAAGGTCGACCGCACCCAGTGCTGGCTGCGCGTGCCCCGTCCGGACCTTAGCCCCTTCGCTGCCGCCATCACGGCGTGGGCCGGCGTCTCCGAGCAGGGGACCCGGCGGGTGCTCCGCGTGAAGCAGTGCTCCGACTACCTAGGCGCCAtggtcggcgccgacggccaagACAAGCTCTGGTTTTCGTGA